In a genomic window of Phycodurus eques isolate BA_2022a chromosome 2, UOR_Pequ_1.1, whole genome shotgun sequence:
- the ptpmt1 gene encoding phosphatidylglycerophosphatase and protein-tyrosine phosphatase 1 isoform X1 yields MAGVLARLLFYPTLAYNVVIEKVSSRRWFDRVDETVLLGALPFRSMTKQLVETENVRGVITMNENYETKHFCNSAEEWQAAGVDQLRLSTVDLTGVPSLENLHRGVEFALQHREKGNSVYVHCKAGRSRSATLAAAYLIRLHCCTPEEACQKLVSVRPHILVRTAQLEMLRKYHLQVCTKSQ; encoded by the exons ATGGCTGGAGTTTTAGCAAGGCTTCTCTTCTACCCTACGTTAGCCTACAATGTCGTCATCGAGAAGGTGTCGTCGCGAAGGTGGTTTGACCGTGTGGACGAGACGGTTCTGCTTGGAGCGCTGCCCTTCAGATCCATGACCAAACAG CTGGTAGAAACTGAGAATGTCCGAGGAGTTATCACAATGAATGAGAACTATGAGACCAAACACTTCTGCAACTCGGCTGAG GAGTGGCAGGCTGCTGGGGTGGACCAACTGAGGCTGAGCACAGTGGACCTCACCGGTGTTCCCAGTTTAGAGAACCTGCACCGAGGAGTCGAGTTCGCTCTGCAACACAGAGAGAAGGGAAACAGCGTTTATGTCCACTGCAAGGCTGGACGATCTCGGAGTGCCACGCTGGCTGCTGCATACCTCATACGG CTACACTGTTGCACCCCTGAGGAAGCGTGTCAGAAACTGGTGTCTGTCCGGCCACACATCCTGGTACGTACTGCCCAGCTGGAGATGCTGAGGAAATACCACCTGCAGGTGTGCACAAAGTCCCAGTAG
- the ptpmt1 gene encoding phosphatidylglycerophosphatase and protein-tyrosine phosphatase 1 isoform X2, translated as MAGVLARLLFYPTLAYNVVIEKVSSRRWFDRVDETVLLGALPFRSMTKQLVETENVRGVITMNENYETKHFCNSAEQDLAPAHTPRRTKTWFDAHAITVLDWPANSPDLNPIENRWGIIKRKMRGTRPKNKEELTASIMEIWASITPSQCHRLIASMPRHIGAVIKAKGFPTKY; from the exons ATGGCTGGAGTTTTAGCAAGGCTTCTCTTCTACCCTACGTTAGCCTACAATGTCGTCATCGAGAAGGTGTCGTCGCGAAGGTGGTTTGACCGTGTGGACGAGACGGTTCTGCTTGGAGCGCTGCCCTTCAGATCCATGACCAAACAG CTGGTAGAAACTGAGAATGTCCGAGGAGTTATCACAATGAATGAGAACTATGAGACCAAACACTTCTGCAACTCGGCTGAG caggacctggctcCTGCCCATACCCCCAGAAgaaccaaaacctggtttgatgcccatgccatcacagtgcttgactggccagccaactcgccggatctaaatcccattgagaatcgatggggtattatcaagaggaaaatgaggggcaccagacccaaaaacaaagaagaactgaccgCAAGCATCatggaaatctgggcttccataactcccagccaatgccacaggctgattgcctcaatgccacggcacatcggggcagtgattaaagcaaagggattcccaaccaagtattga